In Epilithonimonas zeae, the DNA window AAGATTTCTCTCAAGATGTTTGATGCTCCAAATGCTTCCAGAGCCCAAACTTCCATCTCTCCAAATCTCTGACCTCCGAATTGCGCTTTACCTCCTAACGGCTGCTGCGTAATTAATGAATATGGTCCGATAGAACGTGCGTGCATTTTGTCATCTACCATGTGGCCTAGTTTCAACATATAGATAATACCTACTGTTGCAGCCTGAGTAAATCTCTCTCCAGTACCACCATCATAAAGGTGTGTGTGACCGAATTTAGGAAGACCTGCTTCGTCTGTATATTCTGTAATCTGCTCTAAACTAGCTCCATCGAAGATTGGCGTAGCGAATTTTAATCCTAATTTTCTACCAGCCCATCCAAGAACAGTTTCGTAGATCTGACCAATGTTCATACGAGAAGGTACCCCAAGTGGATTCAATACGATATCTACTGGTGTTCCATCTTCTAGGAATGGCATATCTTCTTCACGAACGATTCTAGAAACGATACCTTTGTTACCGTGACGACCTGCCATTTTATCACCTACGTTCAGTTTACGTTTCTTAGCGATGTAAACTTTAGCTAATTTGATAATACCAGCTGGTAATTCGTCTCCGATTGACAATGCAAATTTCTCACGGTTTTTAACTCCCGAAAGATCATTGTATTTAATCTTATAATTGTGAATCAATTGTTTGATCCATTCGTTTTTGTCAGCATCAACAGTCCAATCTGCACCACTGATGTTTACATAATCTTCAACAGACTGAAGCAACTTCAAAGTGAACTTAGTTCCTTTTCCGATCACTTCTTCTTCAAGATCATTTTTCACACCTTGGGAAGTTTTACCAGAAACTAAAGTATTCAATTTGTCAATCAAAGTATTTCTTAAATCGTCAAACTTATTTTTGTAAGTATTTTCGATTTCTTCCAACTTGATTTTCTCTTCGCTTCTTTTCTTTTTGTCTTTGATGTTTCTAGAGAACAATTTTTTGTTGATAACAACGCCTCGTAGAGAAGAATCTGCTTTCAATGAAGCATCTTTTACATCACCAGCTTTGTCTCCAAAGATCGCTCTAAGAAGTTTTTCTTCCGGCGTTGGATCAGACTCACCTTTTGGCGTGATTTTTCCGATAAGGATATCGCCAGGCTTCACTTCAGCTCCGATACGGATCATACCGTTCTCATCAAGATCTTTAGTAGCTTCTTCTGAAACGTTAGGAATATCTGCTGTCAATTCTTCCATACCTAATTTGGTATCACGAACTTCTAGAGAATATTCATCTACGTGGATAGAAGTAAACCAGTCCTCACGAACTACTTTTTCATTGATCACGATCGCATCCTCAAAGTTATAACCTTTCCAAGGCATGAACGCAACTACCAAGTTTCTACCAAGAGCCAATTCTCCGTTTTCAGTTGCATAACCATCGCAAAGAACCTGACCTTTTTCCACTGTATCACCTACTCTTACGTTTGGTCTCAGTGTAATCGTCGTACTCTGGTTGGTTTTTCTGAATTTAGTTAATTTATAAGTTTTAGTCGCAGAATCGAAGTTAACCAGATCGTCTTCCTCGCTTCTTTCATACTTAATAACAATTCTCTCAGCATCTACGTATTCTACAACACCTGTACCTTCTGCATTAATCAAAATTCTAGAATCTCTAGCTACTTGTTTTTCCAAACCAGTACCTACGATTGGAGCCTGAGGTTTCAATAATGGAACAGCCTGACGCATCATATTCGATCCCATCAATGCTCTGTTCGCATCATCGTGCTCTAGGAAAGGAATCAATGATGCAGAAATACCAGAAATTTGGTTAGGAGCAACATCAATCAAATCTACTTGTTGAGGCTCAACAACTGGATAATCTCCGTCCAAACGAGCAATAACTCTGTCTGTTTTGATGCTACCATCGTCATTCATTTCAACGTTCGCCTGAGCAATTACTTTGTATTCTTCATCCTCTGCATTTAGATAAGTTGGTGCAGCTTGTAAATCTACTTTACCGTTTTCAACTTTTCTATAAGGCGTTTCGATGAAACCTAAAGTATTGATTTTTGCATACATTCCCAAAGAAGAGATCAAACCGATGTTTGGTCCTTCCGGAGTTTCAATCGGACAAATACGACCATAGTGCGTATGGTGAACGTCACGAACCTCGAAACCTGCTCTTTCTCTAGATAAACCACCAGGTCCTAGTGCAGAAAGTCTACGCTTGTGCGTGATTTCTGATAGCGGGTTGGTTTGATCCATAAACTGAGAAAGCTGGTTGGTACCGAAGAATGAGTTGATAACAGACGTTAAAGTCTTAGCATTAACCAAATCAACTGGTGTAAAAATCTCGTTATCTCTAACGTTCATTCTTTCTTTGATTGTTCTCGCAATTCTAGAAAGACCTACACCGAACTGTCCTGATAATTGCTCACCAACAGTCTTGATTCTTCTGTTAGAAAGGTGATCGATATCATCAACTTCAGCCTTAGAGTTCACCAATTCGATCAAGTGTTTTACGATAGAGATGATATCTTCTTTCGTCAAAACCTGATTATCCTCGGAAATATTAAGACCTAATTTTTTGTTCAATCTGTAACGACCAACTTCACCTAATGAATATCTCTGCTCTGAGAAGAATAATTTTTCAATAATTCCTCTTGCAGTTTCCTCATCCGGCGCATCAGCATTTCTTAACTGACGATAAATATATTCAACCGCTTCTTTTTCTGAGTTGGTTGGATCTTTTTGTAGTGTATTTTGGATAATAGAGAACTCGTTAGAATTTTCTTTGTGAATTAAGATGGACTTAACTCCAGAATCCAAGATAACATCCAGGTGTTCTTTTTCAAGAATTGTTTCTCTATCCAAGATGATTTCGTTTCTTTCGATAGAAACAACTTCACCTGTATCCTCGTCTACGAAATCCTCGAACCAAGTGTTCAATACTCTCGCAGCTAAAGTTCTACCTTCTACTTTTTTAAGAGCCGCTTTAGAAACTTTCACTTCTTCTGCCAAGTCAAAAATCTGAAGAATCTCTTTATCAGATTCGTAACCAATTGCTCTTAGTAA includes these proteins:
- the rpoB gene encoding DNA-directed RNA polymerase subunit beta; amino-acid sequence: MSKTQAAPKVQGTERINFSSAKGKIETPDFLDIQIQSFKEFFQLDTLPEQRLNESLYKTFQENFPITDSRNQFVLEFLDYLVDSPRYSIDECVERGLTYNVPLKARLKLYCTDPEHEDFQTVVQDVYLGPVPYMTPSGSFIINGAERVIVTQLHRSPGVFFGQTYHANGTKLYYSRIIPFKGSWMEFTTDINSVMYAYIDRKKKLPLTTLLRAIGYESDKEILQIFDLAEEVKVSKAALKKVEGRTLAARVLNTWFEDFVDEDTGEVVSIERNEIILDRETILEKEHLDVILDSGVKSILIHKENSNEFSIIQNTLQKDPTNSEKEAVEYIYRQLRNADAPDEETARGIIEKLFFSEQRYSLGEVGRYRLNKKLGLNISEDNQVLTKEDIISIVKHLIELVNSKAEVDDIDHLSNRRIKTVGEQLSGQFGVGLSRIARTIKERMNVRDNEIFTPVDLVNAKTLTSVINSFFGTNQLSQFMDQTNPLSEITHKRRLSALGPGGLSRERAGFEVRDVHHTHYGRICPIETPEGPNIGLISSLGMYAKINTLGFIETPYRKVENGKVDLQAAPTYLNAEDEEYKVIAQANVEMNDDGSIKTDRVIARLDGDYPVVEPQQVDLIDVAPNQISGISASLIPFLEHDDANRALMGSNMMRQAVPLLKPQAPIVGTGLEKQVARDSRILINAEGTGVVEYVDAERIVIKYERSEEDDLVNFDSATKTYKLTKFRKTNQSTTITLRPNVRVGDTVEKGQVLCDGYATENGELALGRNLVVAFMPWKGYNFEDAIVINEKVVREDWFTSIHVDEYSLEVRDTKLGMEELTADIPNVSEEATKDLDENGMIRIGAEVKPGDILIGKITPKGESDPTPEEKLLRAIFGDKAGDVKDASLKADSSLRGVVINKKLFSRNIKDKKKRSEEKIKLEEIENTYKNKFDDLRNTLIDKLNTLVSGKTSQGVKNDLEEEVIGKGTKFTLKLLQSVEDYVNISGADWTVDADKNEWIKQLIHNYKIKYNDLSGVKNREKFALSIGDELPAGIIKLAKVYIAKKRKLNVGDKMAGRHGNKGIVSRIVREEDMPFLEDGTPVDIVLNPLGVPSRMNIGQIYETVLGWAGRKLGLKFATPIFDGASLEQITEYTDEAGLPKFGHTHLYDGGTGERFTQAATVGIIYMLKLGHMVDDKMHARSIGPYSLITQQPLGGKAQFGGQRFGEMEVWALEAFGASNILREILTVKSDDVIGRAKTYEAIAKGEAMPEPGIPESFNVLLHELQGLGLDVRLEE